CGTGATCCTGTCGGCTTTGGGAGGCTGGATCGCTACCCTCTTGCCATTGCTGACCGCATAAGGCACAGCTATACGCTTGTCGTGGGGAACGCTGCATCGACGTATGACAGATGACAAGGACCTCTATGCCGGGCTGATCCGGCTGCACATCCTGCACCACGCTTCCGAAGAGCCCGTCTACGGGAGCTGGATCATGGAGGAGCTGCGCCACCACGGCTACGACCTCAGCCCCGGCACGCTGTATCCCATGCTGCACAAGCTCGAACGCAAGGGCTACCTCACCTCGCGTGAGGAGCGCGACGGCAAGCGCATGCGGCGCATCTATACGATCACGCCGGAGGGCGAGGCCGCCCTTCTTACAGCGAGGGACAAGGTCAGGGAGTTGTTCGGCGAGTTGTTTGAGGGCTCGTAAAGGACGAGGTCGAGCGGCCCCGGGTTTCGAAAAAATCAAATCGATTGCCGGCAATGCGGCGGCGCGGATGGCTCGCCTGCCATAACAGGACCTGTTAGGGTTTCGCCTGGCCAGAATTGGCGCGTAGCGCAGAGGGAGTTTCATGCAGTTCAGTGTATTTATCAGTTCCGAACATAACCCCGGACCGGAGGCAACCGCAGGTTTCGCGGGACATGTAGAGCAGATCAGGCTCGCCCGCGAAGTCGGATTCGACGGTGTCGCCATGGGCAACCACCTGTCCTATGGCGAAACAGTATGGTTTCCGACCATCGAAACGCTGATGCGCATCGCGCCGGAAGCCGAAGGCATGAAGATGGCGACCTGCGTGCTGATCCTGCCGCTGTACCACCCGCTGCTGGTGGCGCAGCAGGCGGCGCTGCTGGATATCGCCACCGGCGGCCGCTTCACGCTCGGCGTCGCCCCCGGCTGGCAGCAGGAAGAATTCAAGGTACTCGGTATCGACTTCAAGACCCGCATGAGCCGCTTCCGCGAATCGGTCGAGCTGATCCGGCGGCTCTATACGGAAAAGGGCGTCACATTCGCCGGCAGGCATTTCAGCACCGAAGACCTGACCCTGGTCCTGCAACCGTTGCAGAAACCGCGCCCGCCCATGTGGTTCGGCGGCAGCGTCAAACCGGCCATCAGGCGCGCCGCGGAACTGACCGACACCGCGCTGGGCGATACCTGGGTCGCGTCGGCCCATCTGCACACGTCGGTGATCGCCGGTCAGGCAAACCTGTACCGGGAAACCCTGGACAGGCTGGGCAAGCCGCAGCCAAAGGAACTGCCGCTGCTGCGCAACATCGTGGTCGCGCCGGACAAGGAAACCGCGATCCGCGAGGCCGGGCCGTATCTTGCGGCCAGCTACAAGGTCTTCGGGCAATGGGGCGTGTTTTCCGAAGTTGCCGGCCTTGGCAAGCAGACGCTCGAACTCGGAGAACTGCTGGCCGACCGGATCATCCTCGGTTCGCCGGAACAGGTCGCCGAACAACTGCTCGAACTGGCGCATGCGACGGGGTTCCGGCGCCTCATCACCCGCATCCAGTGGGTCGGCATGGAGCAGCGAATCGTGCTGCGCACCATCGAATTGCTGGGCACGAAAGTCCTGCCCATGCTGCGCAGGGAATTAGGCTGACATCGGCTTCTTCCGGGCGGCGACAGCCGT
The Alphaproteobacteria bacterium genome window above contains:
- a CDS encoding LLM class flavin-dependent oxidoreductase, with protein sequence MQFSVFISSEHNPGPEATAGFAGHVEQIRLAREVGFDGVAMGNHLSYGETVWFPTIETLMRIAPEAEGMKMATCVLILPLYHPLLVAQQAALLDIATGGRFTLGVAPGWQQEEFKVLGIDFKTRMSRFRESVELIRRLYTEKGVTFAGRHFSTEDLTLVLQPLQKPRPPMWFGGSVKPAIRRAAELTDTALGDTWVASAHLHTSVIAGQANLYRETLDRLGKPQPKELPLLRNIVVAPDKETAIREAGPYLAASYKVFGQWGVFSEVAGLGKQTLELGELLADRIILGSPEQVAEQLLELAHATGFRRLITRIQWVGMEQRIVLRTIELLGTKVLPMLRRELG
- a CDS encoding PadR family transcriptional regulator, producing the protein MTDDKDLYAGLIRLHILHHASEEPVYGSWIMEELRHHGYDLSPGTLYPMLHKLERKGYLTSREERDGKRMRRIYTITPEGEAALLTARDKVRELFGELFEGS